The window TGTAGGTCTGGTCCCCCTCGAAGTCGTGGATAGCGGTCGGACAGGCGTCGCCCGCCTCCTTCTCGGGACAGACGGCGTGGACCTCGTGGCCGACCATCTGCAGCGCCTGGAACGGGACCATTACCTCGTAGTCCTCGACGAAGTCGCCGGCGAGGAGCAGGATTCGTTTGTTGGCCATGGGTATCCCCGTCCGAGCGTTCGACGCCGGCGGCTATAGCTGTGGTGGACGGTATCACGACACTCGCTAAAATCGGACCGAGCGATCGGGCGGCGACTCGAGGGAGTGGACCGGTTCGAAGCACGCGAATGCTACTGTCGCGGTAGGTCGTCCTCCCCTCAGCTACGGCGTCGATTGGGACGCGGCGGGTCGACTGTTACCGCCGCCGTGTTCGGGTCCCGCGTCGTCGAGCAGCGCCGTCGCCATCTGCCGAGCGACGTACGCGAACGCGTTCGAGAGGTGGAGGAGGAAAACGCCGATCGCCACCGCAACGGCGACGGCGAGGACGGCCTCCGGCAGCGTCTCGATCGACCACGTGATCGGCTCGTCGTTGACGGTCACCAACTCCGGCGCGTACGGATACTGGAGCGGCGCGGTCACGAGCGAGAGCGCGGTCAGCAGCGGAATCAACAGGACGACCGCGATGACGCCGAGCGGGAACTTGACCATGAGAAAGCCCAGTCCGCGCCAGGTCGAGGGCGCCTCGAGGTAGCTCTCGATCCGCGCCCGGATTCCCCGGTCTCGGCTCCGAGTCGACGCGACGTCGGTACCGTCCTCGGCCTCCAACTCGACGCCGAGCAGCGCGGTCGCGAGCCACCGCTCGAACCCGGCGAAGAGCCGAACGGTGAGCAGCGTCACGAACAGTACGACGAGCCCCACCCCGACCGGCGAGAGTAGTGCACCGATTACGAGCCCCATCGTGACGAACGTGTAGTACGTCATCCCGAGCGGCGCGGCGAGAATCAGGTAACAGAGATTCTTGTACGACTGCCGGTCGGCGACGATTCCGAAGACGTCACCGACTACGGAGCCATCGTCGTCCGTGCGAGCTTGCCTCGCCATCCTACCCGATACTTATCATACGACTAAGAAATAGTTCCGACCGATTACCGAGCGAGAAACGACCCCAAAACTGCGCGACCGTCGGCTCAGAACGCTCGCTTGATCTTCTCGAAGAAGCCTTCCTTTACGTCGATCTCGTCGCCGCCGGCTTCGGCGAACGCCTCGAGCGCCTCGCGCTGTTCCTCGTTCAAACTCTCGGGCGTGACGACCTGGACCTGCACGTAGAGGTCGCCCTGCCCGCGGCCGCGCAGCCGCGGCATGCCCTTGCCCTCGAGGCGGAAGGTCTCGCCGCTCTGGGTGCCGTCGGGGATTTCGAACTCGGCCGCGCCGTCGAGAGTGGGGACTTCGACCGTATCGCCGAAGGTAGCCTGCGGGAAGGAGATCGGCAGCCGGTAGCGCAGATCGTCGCCCTCGCGCTCGAACTGCTCGTGTTCGCGGATCGTGACGTCGATCAGCAGATCGCCCTTCGGGCCGCCTTCGGGGCTCGGCGCACCCTCGCGCTCCATCCGGAGCGTCTGGCCGTCCTGGATGCCCGCGGGCACTTCGACGGTCAGCGTCGCCTCGTTGCGGACGTAGCCGTCGCCGCCGCAGTCGCCGCAGGTCTCCGAGTAGAGCGTCCCCTCGCCCTCGCAGCGCCGACAGGTGGTCGTCTGCTGGACCCGACCGAGCGGCGTCTGCTGGACCTGGCGCTTCTGCCCGCGACCCTGACACTCGGGGCAGGTTCGTGCGTCCGCGTCCGGCGGGTGGCCCTCGCCGTTACAGGTCTCGCAGGTTTCGGGCCGCTCGATCGTGAACTGCTTCTCCGCGCCCTCGTAGGCTTCCTCGAGGTCGATCTCGAGATCCGTTCGAAGGTCCTGGCCCTTGCGCTGGCGGCGTCGTCCGCGGCCGCGGCCGCCGCCTCCGCCGAAAACCTGCTCGAAGATGTCGCCGAGACCGCCGCCCATACCGCCGCCGCCCATGCCGCCGAACGGGCCACCGCCCATGCCGCCGGCACCGGCGCCGCCCTCGCTCGCGTCGAAGCCGTGTTTCTCGGCCTGCTCGTAGCGGTCGTGGCCCATCCGGTCGTAGGCCTGGCGCTTTTCCTCGTCGGTCAGCACCTTCTTCGCCTTCTGGATCTTCTTGAACTTCTCTTCAGCGTCGGGGTCGTCGCTGACGTCCGGGTGGTATTCCGTGGCCTTCTCCCGGTAGGCCTTCTTGATCTCCTCGGTGGAGGCGTCCGGACTCACACCGAGCACGTCGTAAAAGTCCTCGCTCATTCGTTGTCCGCCGCTACTCGCTTGCGCCACTTGAAACGAACGTTCGTCAACGAACTTTTTGCGCCTCGGGTTCGCTCGCGTCGCTCACTCACCTCTCGGCGCAAAAACTTCGATGAAAAAGGCCGCTCGCTCACTTCGTTCGCTCGCGGGTGCGACGCTTACACTGCAACCGCAACAGTGCCGTTTCCGTCTTCACTTTCCCGCGTTAGCTGACTGGTCGAAGACGACTTACTCGTCGTCCTCGTCGTCCACGTCCTCGAAGTCCGCGTCGACGTACTCCTCGTCGTCAGCACCGGCTGCGCCGGCACCGCCCTCGGGGCCGGGGTTCGGGCCGCCGCCCATGCCGCCGGGGCCGGCACCGGCCGCGCCGCCCGCAGCACCGCCAGCGCCACCAGCGCCGGCGCCCGCCGCACCGGCACCGGCCTGCTGCTGGTAGACCTGCTTGCCGATCTCCTGCAGTTCCTGACTCAGCTCCTCGGTGGCCTCCTCAATCGCCTCGGCGTCGGCCTCGTCGTCGTCGATCGTCGCCTCGAGGTCGTCGATGGCCGCCTCGATGTCGTCGCGCAGGTCGTCGTCGACCTGCTCGTCGTTCTCTTCGAGGAGTTTCTCGGCGCGCTGGATCGTGGCCTCGGCGGCGTTGCGGGCCTCGATGCGCTGGCGCTTCTTCTCGTCCTCTTCGGCGTGTTTCTCGGCTTCTTCCTGCAGGCGGTCGATCTCCTCGTCGGAGAGGCCGGCCCCGCCCTCGATGGTGATCTCCTCGCTCTCGCCGGAGCCCTTGTCCTCGGCGGAGACGTTGACGATGCCGTTCTCGTCGATGGAGAACGTGACCTCGATCTGCGGGGTGCCCGCGGGCGCCGGCGGGATGCCGGTCAGGTGGAACTCGCCGAGCAGTTCGTTCTCCTCGGCGATCTCGCGTTCACCCTGGAAGACCCGCACCTGGACGGTCGTCTGGTTGTCCGCCGCGGTGGTGAAGATCTTGGATTCCTCGGTCGGGATCGTCGTGTTCTTCTCGATTAGCCGCTCGAAGAGGCCGCCCTTGACCTCGATACCCAGCGAGAGCGGCGTGACGTCCAGCAGGACGATGTCGTCGACTTCGCCGCCCAGCACGCCGCCCTGGATCGCCGCGCCCAGCGCGACGGCCTCGTCGGGGTTGACGTTCTTCTGGGGCTCCTGCCCGGTGAGGTCCTCGACTTTCTCCGCAACCTGGGGCATTCGCGTGGAGCCACCGACGAGCAGGACTTCGTCGATGTCGTCCTTGTCGTAGCCGGCGTCCTCGAGCGCCTGCTCGGTCGGTTCGACGGTGCGCTCGATGAGATCCTCGGTCAGCGACTCGAACTTGGCCCGAGTGAGCGATTCCTCGAGGTGGATCGGGCCGTCGTCCGTCGCCGTGATGAACGGCAGGTTGATCTCGGTTTCCTTGCGCGAGGAGAGTTCGATCTTGGCTTCCTCGGCGGCGTCCTTCAGCCGCTGCAGGGCCTGGCGATCGTCGCGGAGGTCGATGTCGTGTTCCTCCTCGAAGTTGTCGGCGAGCCAGTCGATGATCGCTTCGTCCCAGTCGTCGCCACCGAGGTCGTTGTCACCGTTGGTCGCGACGACCTCGTAGACGCCGCCGCCGAGATCGAGAATGGAGACGTCGAAGGTCCCCCCGCCGAGGTCGTAGACGAGGACGGTCTGGTCGGACTCGTCGTCTAAGCCGTAGGCCATCGCGGCGGCCGTGGGCTCGTTGACGATGCGCTCGACCTCGAAGCCGGCGATCTCGCCGGCGTCCTTGGTCGCCTGGCGCTGTCGGTCCGAGAAGTAGGCGGGGACCGTGATGACCGCCTTCTCGACCTCGTCGCCGAGATACTCTTCGGCGTCGCGCTTGATCTTCTGGAGGATCATCGCCGAGATCTCTTCGGGCGTGTACTCCTCGTCGTCGATCTCGACGGTGTAGTCGTCCTCCCCCATGTGACGCTTGATGGACTGGATCGTCCGGTCGGGGTTCTGGACGGCCTGGTTCTTCGCCGGTTTGCCGACGAGTCGCTCGTCGTCGTTAAAGGCGACGATGGAGGGGGTCGTCCGTTCGCCTTCGCCGTTGACGATGATTTCCGGATCGCCCCCTTCCATCACCGCGAACGCGCTGTTCGTCGTCCCGAGGTCGATACCGAGAATCTTGTTGCTCGCCATTACGAGGGCATTGTGCGCACTTTGGTTTAAACGTTACTAGCCCGTATGACGTCGCGAATAAAATCCGAAATCCGCGCCTCACACCTCCCTTACTCCCGAATTCGACACCTCCGTTTCTGGGCCGGTCGGTCACTCGAGAAGCGGGCAGAAACCGACTCGAGACTGCGACGAGATCAGGCTGATTCTGGCTGAAAATACCCCGCACGGAGACGCCGGTTACTCGTCGGTCGAATCGCCGTCCGCGTCGTCCTCGTCCGCGACTTCGCCGCCGAGTTCGATCGCGTCATCGTCATCGTCGTCTTCGGCGTCGACGTCGTCCGCACCGTCGGCGTTCGAATCCGTTTCCGCTTCGGCGCCGTCGGTTTCCGAACTCGAGTCCGCGGCGTCCGTCTCGTCGCCCTGCTCGTCGGCATCGCTCGCCG is drawn from Halopiger aswanensis and contains these coding sequences:
- the dnaK gene encoding molecular chaperone DnaK — encoded protein: MASNKILGIDLGTTNSAFAVMEGGDPEIIVNGEGERTTPSIVAFNDDERLVGKPAKNQAVQNPDRTIQSIKRHMGEDDYTVEIDDEEYTPEEISAMILQKIKRDAEEYLGDEVEKAVITVPAYFSDRQRQATKDAGEIAGFEVERIVNEPTAAAMAYGLDDESDQTVLVYDLGGGTFDVSILDLGGGVYEVVATNGDNDLGGDDWDEAIIDWLADNFEEEHDIDLRDDRQALQRLKDAAEEAKIELSSRKETEINLPFITATDDGPIHLEESLTRAKFESLTEDLIERTVEPTEQALEDAGYDKDDIDEVLLVGGSTRMPQVAEKVEDLTGQEPQKNVNPDEAVALGAAIQGGVLGGEVDDIVLLDVTPLSLGIEVKGGLFERLIEKNTTIPTEESKIFTTAADNQTTVQVRVFQGEREIAEENELLGEFHLTGIPPAPAGTPQIEVTFSIDENGIVNVSAEDKGSGESEEITIEGGAGLSDEEIDRLQEEAEKHAEEDEKKRQRIEARNAAEATIQRAEKLLEENDEQVDDDLRDDIEAAIDDLEATIDDDEADAEAIEEATEELSQELQEIGKQVYQQQAGAGAAGAGAGGAGGAAGGAAGAGPGGMGGGPNPGPEGGAGAAGADDEEYVDADFEDVDDEDDE
- a CDS encoding sensor domain-containing protein, encoding MARQARTDDDGSVVGDVFGIVADRQSYKNLCYLILAAPLGMTYYTFVTMGLVIGALLSPVGVGLVVLFVTLLTVRLFAGFERWLATALLGVELEAEDGTDVASTRSRDRGIRARIESYLEAPSTWRGLGFLMVKFPLGVIAVVLLIPLLTALSLVTAPLQYPYAPELVTVNDEPITWSIETLPEAVLAVAVAVAIGVFLLHLSNAFAYVARQMATALLDDAGPEHGGGNSRPAASQSTP
- the dnaJ gene encoding molecular chaperone DnaJ, translating into MSEDFYDVLGVSPDASTEEIKKAYREKATEYHPDVSDDPDAEEKFKKIQKAKKVLTDEEKRQAYDRMGHDRYEQAEKHGFDASEGGAGAGGMGGGPFGGMGGGGMGGGLGDIFEQVFGGGGGRGRGRRRQRKGQDLRTDLEIDLEEAYEGAEKQFTIERPETCETCNGEGHPPDADARTCPECQGRGQKRQVQQTPLGRVQQTTTCRRCEGEGTLYSETCGDCGGDGYVRNEATLTVEVPAGIQDGQTLRMEREGAPSPEGGPKGDLLIDVTIREHEQFEREGDDLRYRLPISFPQATFGDTVEVPTLDGAAEFEIPDGTQSGETFRLEGKGMPRLRGRGQGDLYVQVQVVTPESLNEEQREALEAFAEAGGDEIDVKEGFFEKIKRAF